The Lactuca sativa cultivar Salinas chromosome 2, Lsat_Salinas_v11, whole genome shotgun sequence genome includes a window with the following:
- the LOC111884566 gene encoding uncharacterized protein LOC111884566: MIHKHPFEALDRTLKDIFKCHNPRNETLPFGGKVIVFGGDFRQIMYVITGGSRQDIVNASLSSSYLWQQCKVYQLTKNMRLIVGSDTSAFQQTMDFAKWLLDIGEGKLGGFNDGEAIIDIPDDLLINDPYDPIGSLIEFVYPSILEASSNPEYFQERAILAPKK; the protein is encoded by the coding sequence ATGATTCACAAGCATCCATTTGAAGCTTTAGATCGAACTTTGAAAGATATATTCAAGTGTCATAATCCTAGAAACGAAACTTTGCCATTTGGAGGGAAAGTAATTGTTTTTGGAGGAGATTTTAGACAAATTATGTATGTTATTACAGGTGGTAGTAGACAAGACATTGTTAATGCTTCATTAAGTTCATCATATTTATGGCAACAATGCAAAGTCTATCAACTAACCAAGAATATGAGGCTAATTGTTGGAAGTGATACATCTGCTTTTCAACAGACAATGGATTTTGCAAAATGGCTTTTGGATATAGGAGAAGGGAAACTTGGTGGTTTTAATGATGGTGAAGCGATTATTGATATTCCGGATGATCTTCTGATTAATGATCCTTATGATCCTATAGGCTCGTTAATCGAGTTTGTATATCCTTCAATTCTTGAAGCTTCTAGCAATCCAGAATATTTTCAAGAAAGAGCAATACTTGCTCCAAAAAAATGA